Proteins co-encoded in one Fusarium musae strain F31 chromosome 3, whole genome shotgun sequence genomic window:
- a CDS encoding hypothetical protein (EggNog:ENOG41~CAZy:CE10~MEROPS:MER0034665), with product MAEYRHYATPHPEWVDFPNNLPPGTKRSLGMTRDHDPIIPQEGLDIYEINVPVRDKTSITLRIYRQTARNDALPLFLYMHGGGYVTGGLETDDVTCRALASEIPVVVASVEYRLAPEHKFPIGFEDSFDVVRWAASPEGQGKLSTDLSKGFILGGTSAGANFTAGISHLARDEGLSPRITGVVFLAGSFCHPDVRPEKYLDRILSVDEINDAPGLTRKSIDYFAGLYGAPPIDKRLSPLLFDSHAGIAEKAYFAICGWDPRRDEAILLDQLLQEAGLSTKSHIYSGLPHGFWTTCPDLPVSKEWLQDLLQGVRWLLQ from the exons ATGGCCGAATATAGACATTATGCAACACCACATCCCGAATGGGTCGAT TTCCCAAACAATCTCCCCCCAGGCACAAAACGAAGCTTGGGCATGACCAGAGATCATGATCCGATTATTCCACAGGAAGGTCTCGATATCTACGAAATAAACGTCCCTGTGCGTGATAAAACGTCTATCACGCTGCGCATCTACCGTCAAACCGCTCGCAACGATGCCCTTCCTCTGTTTCTATACATGCATGGCGGTGGATATGTCACAGGTGGTCTTGAAACAGACGACGTAACATGCAGAGCACTTGCGTCGGAAATTCCAGTCGTTGTTGCCAGTGTCGAGTATCGGCTTGCGCCTGAGCACAAGTTTCCCATTGGCTTTGAAGATAGCTTCGACGTCGTTCGTTGG GCTGCATCGCCAGAAGGCCAGGGGAAACTCAGCACGGACTTATCCAAGGGCTTTATTCTCGGTGGCACATCTGCTGGCGCCAACTTCACTGCCGGCATATCGCACTTAGCTCGCGATGAAGGCCTCTCTCCAAGAATCACTGGTGTTGTGTTTCTCGCTGGGAGCTTCTGTCATCCAGACGTGAGACCGGAGAAGTATCTGGATCGTATTCTAAGCGTGGACGAGATCAATGATGCACCTGGCCTCACACGAAAGTCAATTGACTACTTCGCGG GATTATACGGTGCTCCTCCAATAGACAAGCGGCTGTCCCCTCTTCTGTTCGATTCCCACGCTGGTATAGCAGAGAAAGCATACTTTGCAATCTGCGGTTGGGATCCACGACGGGACGAGGCTATTCTTCTCGATCAACTGCTCCAAGAAGCCGGGCTGTCAACCAAATCACACATCTATTCAGGGCTACCTCATGGCTTCTGGACGACTTGCCCTGACTTGCCTGTTTCCAAGGAGTGGCTGCAGGATCTCCTTCAGGGTGTGCGCTGGTTGTTGCAGTAA
- a CDS encoding hypothetical protein (EggNog:ENOG41), with protein MGDKNETWTPSYDNCDKVSDRCPVEYTIYQDYLSEPASGFFAIAFALLFLAQIFQGFRAKTWSYMIWLGIGTVFEVAGHVGRFGLGRNPWQQNVFIVQYLTLLLAPTLVAAAISVTFKHLVVWYGAKWSFLKPRLYPLVFVGTDFISIFIQIIGGGLTAMQSMGKGSETTQKLGEALVIGGVAFQVANMLCCGGLMLLYARRRKQAMKHRDPLMGNAADMYTTGMPTRGRVPVAREEATLKEAKRVKWFIYALGIAYTCIIIRCAYRIAETVPDIGVDVLRNETLFIVFDATMMLISIGAVTILHPCFFFPYLGLRKKQKNQSKVYEGYRMESSSALVGQQQHPQQQQGYA; from the exons ATGGGTGATAAAAACGAAACATGGACACCAAGCTACGACAACTGCGATAAAGTCTCGGATCGTTGCCCCGTCGAGTACACCATCTACCAAGACTATCTCTCCGAACCAGCCTCAGGATTCTTCGCGATCGCTTTTGcactcctcttcctcgcacAGATATTTCAGGGGTTTCGGGCTAAAACATGGTCGTACATGATATGGCTGGGCATCGGAACAGTCTTTGAAGTCGCTGGTCATGTTGGACGCTTCGGACTAGGAAGAAATCCATGGCAGCAGAATGTCTTTATCGTGCAGTACCTAACACTTTTGCTGGCTCCTACACtggttgctgctgctatATCAGTGACATTCAAGCATCTCGTTGTTTGGTACGGGGCAAAATGGTCTTTCCTCAAGCCCAGGCTATATCCTCTCGTCTTTGTCGGTACAGACTTTATCTCGATTTTCATTCAAATTATCGGAGGTGGCCTCACAGCTATGCAAAGTATGGGCAAAGGATCTGAGACGACACAGaaacttggagaagctctTGTCATTGGCGGTGTTGCCTTTCAAGTTGCCAACATGTTGTGTTGTGGTGGTCTGATGCTTCTTTACGCTCGACGTCGAAAGCAGGCAATGAAACATCGAGACCCGTTGATGGGAAACGCGGCTGATATGTACACAACTGGCATGCCAACTCGTGGGAGAGTACCGGTTGCTCGAGAGGAGGCTACGCTAAAGGAAGCAAAAAGAGTCAAGTGGTTTATCTATGCCCTGGGTATTGCTTATACCTGTATCATCATCCGATGTGCCTACCG TATCGCCGAAACTGTCCCAGATATTGGAGTTGATGTTCTCCGAAACGAAACACTATTCATCGTGTTCGACGCGACAATGATGTTGATATCCATCGGTGCTGTGACTATCCTCCatccctgcttcttcttcccgtATTTGGGTCTtagaaagaagcagaagaatcAAAGCAAGGTCTATGAGGGTTATAGAATGGAGAGTAGTTCAGCGTTGGTTGGGCAACAGCAACAcccgcagcaacagcaaggatATGCTTGA
- a CDS encoding hypothetical protein (EggNog:ENOG41), translated as MSQTSLELVTPNGNVSDDAVQLQNLDQRFESRATDAEFSLPPVDGGRKAYLFLAACWVVEAVTFGFGFSFGVFQEYYSHHEPFAGSNSIAAIGTTTTGMLYLGAPFVVIICRFYPRQARWFTYAGLFVASLAMVMSSFCTTVPQLIATQGVLFGIGGCFAYCPCTLYIDEWFVRRKGFAYGIVWSAAGAGGAVLPLILETLLKNFGFQTTARICAGILFGAAAPIAYFIKPRLPLSATIHRKSLNMRFVTSRVFLLYQLVNIVEATGYFLPTIYLPTYARTTFGTSTILSALTVILVNIATTIGLMVMGSLSDKLAVTTCMLISAVGVGISVLLVWGLTASLPVLYVFCVMYGLFAGSWASIWPGIMREVTQKFQDQNEHVDPVMVHGHLCVGRGVGNIVSGPLSGSLIRGQPWQGKVIGGYGSGYGILILYTGLTGLVSGMSFLWRYVNFL; from the exons ATGTCACAGACCTCACTCGAACTCGTTACTCCCAATGGAAATGTGTCTGATGACGCAGTCCAATTACAGAACCTCGATCAACGTTTCGAGTCTCGAGCAACAGATGCCGAGTTCTCACTGCCTCCTGTCGATGGTGGAAGAAAGGCATATCTATTCTTGGCAGCCTGTTGGGTTGTTGAAGCAGTGACGTTTG GTTTCGGGTTCTCATTTGGCGTCTTTCAAGAGTACTACAGTCACCATGAGCCTTTCGCGGGCTCGAACAGCATCGCTGCTATTGGAACCACAACAACT GGTATGCTGTATCTCGGAGCACCATTCGTGGTCATTATTTGCCGCTTTTACCCTCGCCAAGCTCGCTGGTTTACCTACGCTGGTCTCTTCGTGGCATCTCTAGCCATGGTCATGAGCTCCTTTTGCACAACTGTTCCTCAACTCATAGCAACACAAGGAGTCCTCTTTGGGATCGGAGGCTGCTTTGCTTACTGTCCATGTACTCTCTATATCGATGAGTGGTTCGTGCGCCGCAAGGGCTTTGCCTACGGAATTGTCTGGAgtgctgctggagctggaggcgCTGTGCTTCCTCTGATTCTCGAAACGCTCCTCAAGAACTTTGGCTTCCAAACCACTGCTAGAATATGTGCGGGCATCTTATTTGGGGCTGCAGCGCCGATCGCATATTTCATCAAGCCTAGACTACCACTTTCGGCCACTATCCACAGGAAGTCTCTGAATATGCGTTTCGTCACATCCAGAGTGTTTCTTTTGTATCAACTTGTCAACATCGTCGAAGCAACAGGCTACTTCCTCCCTACGATCTACCTGCCCACTTATGCTCGGACAACCTTTGGTACCTCAACTATCCTCTCAGCTTTGACCGTTATTCTTGTCAATATCGCTACGACAATTGGTCTGATGGTAATGGGATCCCTTAGCGATAAGCTTGCAGTTACGACATGCATGCTCATATCTGCAGTAGGCGTGGGTATTTCCGTCCTACTTGTCTGGGGACTTACAGCATCTCTCCCTGTCCTGTACGTTTTCTGCGTCATGTACGGTCTCTTCGCGGGATCTTGGGCCTCGATCTGGCCAGGAATTATGAGAGAAGTGACGCAGAAATTTCAGGATCAAAACGAGCACGTTGACCCTGTCATGGTGCATGGACACCTCTGCGTAGGTAGAGGTGTTGGAAACATCGTCTCCGGACCATTGAGCGGTTCTCTTATTCGAGGTCAACCATGGCAGGGAAAGGTCATAGGGGGTTATGGAAGTGGTTATGGCATTCTGATTTTGTACACTGGCCTCACAGGCTTGGTGAGCGGTATGAGCTTTTTGTGGCGATACGTGAATTTTTTGTAA
- a CDS encoding hypothetical protein (EggNog:ENOG41) produces the protein MNQLPNRPTLGSHLAQRRPIINLSQNFRSLAYDGCEKASMDKSEILPWTEFTFGNVLEAYGDVLDYPATSSPSGVVPVLDFENHCTMAHACMAEFIGLSPTNDAICWGKYIIGSRLRTKLILSCVEATHMGKVLPEHAQTLDFGNEDHVFVFYNAQLHIKNPFHATAIVVPSCTWESGSLINANRDNQPNIGPIEQLAACAKQTNTCFSFILGDREIVALQFFKAKSGKMGVY, from the coding sequence ATGAACCAACTGCCAAACCGTCCCACGCTTGGCTCCCACCTTGCGCAGAGAAGACCCATCATCAATCTCTCCCAGAATTTCCGAAGTTTAGCTTACGATGGCTGCGAAAAGGCTTCGATGGACAAGTCCGAGATTCTTCCATGGACTGAATTCACATTTGGCAACGTCTTGGAGGCATACGGCGATGTTCTAGATTATCCTGCAACCAGCAGCCCATCGGGTGTGGTGCCAGTGCTCGATTTCGAGAATCATTGCACTATGGCACATGCTTGTATGGCGGAGTTCATTGGACTCTCACCAACTAATGACGCCATCTGTTGGGGCAAATACATCATCGGTTCCAGGTTGCGCACAAAACTGATTCTGAGTTGTGTTGAAGCGACACATATGGGGAAGGTACTCCCTGAGCATGCTCAAACTTTGGATTTCGGCAACGAGGATCACGTTTTTGTCTTCTATAACGCACAACTACACATCAAAAACCCCTTTCATGCTACCGCCATCGTCGTACCCTCCTGCACATGGGAGTCAGGCTCCCTCATCAACGCAAATCGTGACAACCAACCCAACATTGGTCCTATCGAACAATTGGCTGCCTGTGCCAAACAAACGAATACTTGTTTCTCGTTTATCCTGGGAGATAGAGAGATTGTCGCCCTGCAATTCTTCAAGGCCAAATCTGGGAAAATGGGAGTGTACTAG
- a CDS encoding hypothetical protein (EggNog:ENOG41) — MADILVSRLLPALDGSLKSSHKSISTDYNDVEVFGLYLATAMDLITAYIFGLSNATNFISDEPYRRDWQDMYLARANYPFWTQEVPKLTSFCKRWIPWLKLYPQWVDQSNKKLSDWNWELCENVRKTSKATRSPSNSQDIQRSDEPVVYNSLLAGIDREFKTNGEKSILYTTSILQRDRAIASEVMDHSLAGQETAGIALTYATWHISKSPELQRQLHAEVQLLKPSLVINPKAASGLTNTSAFPDPKEVDSLPLLHAIVTETLRLHAPIPGPQPRQTPEHGCNIAGYYIPGDVRIASLAYTLHRDKEVFPEPEEWKPERWISPTPGKSPDDEGKHREMQRLFWAFGSGGRMCVGSNFAMNEMKFILAFIYANFETSIVDDEGIEQEDAYTARPIGEKLVIRFTPLKK; from the coding sequence ATGGCCGATATACTCGTCAGCCGCCTCTTGCCCGCACTGGACGGGTCTCTTAAATCGTCCCATAAGTCGATATCTACAGACTATAACGATGTTGAAGTGTTTGGTCTTTATTTAGCAACGGCCATGGATCTTATCACAGCCTACATATTTGGTCTCTCTAACGCTACGAACTTCATCTCCGATGAGCCTTATCGCCGTGACTGGCAGGACATGTATCTTGCACGGGCCAACTACCCTTTCTGGACGCAAGAAGTTCCAAAGTTGACAAGCTTTTGCAAAAGATGGATTCCTTGGCTCAAGCTCTATCCGCAGTGGGTTGATCAGTCCAATAAAAAGCTCTCCGATTGGAACTGGGAACTCTGTGAGAATGTCCGGAAGACGTCCAAAGCGACAAGAAGCCCCAGTAACAGTCAAGACATTCAGCGATCGGACGAGCCAGTAGTCTACAACTCACTGCTTGCTGGGATAGATCGTGAGTTTAAGACCAATGGAGAAAAGAGCATTCTATACACTACAAGCATTCTTCAACGAGATCGAGCCATTGCGTCTGAGGTTATGGATCACTCTCTGGCTGGACAGGAGACGGCTGGAATTGCTCTCACTTATGCAACATGGCATATTTCAAAATCTCCGGAACTTCAACGACAGCTTCATGCTGAGGTCCAGTTGCTTAAGCCATCTTTGGTGATTAACCCGAAAGCTGCATCTGGACTCACAAACACGTCGGCTTTTCCAGATCCTAAGGAAGTCGATTCCCTACCGCTCTTACACGCTATTGTCACCGAGACGCTGCGTCTCCATGCGCCTATTCCAGGACCCCAACCGCGCCAGACACCTGAACATGGGTGTAACATAGCAGGATATTATATCCCCGGCGACGTGAGGATCGCATCACTGGCATATACGCTACACCGGGACAAAGAAGTGTTCCCCGAACCTGAGGAGTGGAAACCAGAGCGTTGGATATCACCAACCCCTGGGAAATCACCAGATGATGAGGGGAAGCATCGCGAGATGCAAAGGCTTTTCTGGGCTTTTGGAAGTGGTGGACGGATGTGTGTCGGCTCCAACTTCGCCATGAACGAGAtgaagtttattttggcgtTCATCTACGCCAACTTTGAGACttccattgttgatgatgaaggtatCGAGCAGGAAGATGCGTACACGGCGAGGCCAATTGGCGAGAAGCTGGTCATCAGGTTTACTCCTTTGAAGAAATGA
- a CDS encoding hypothetical protein (CAZy:PL1): MRISLLLALTASSVAQAAQLAFPGAEGFGRYAVGGRQGEVYKVTNLNNSGTGSLRDAVSKPNRIVVFDVGGVIKISERIVVSKNIYIAGQTAPGGGIVVYGNGWSLSNANDSIVRYITIRMGKGGTSGKDAIGIADGKNIIFDHVSVSWGRDETFSINGDVTNVTIQNTIIAQGLVSHSCGGLMQTDGGVSLFRNLYIDNKTRNPKVKGINDFQNNVVYNWGGGGGYIAGDSEADSYVNIINNYFISGPDTTVTAFTRGNSYFHACKSFVLSDDCFANHVPEVKDNFYDSNRNGRLDGAALCEKTTCYSGIDFAKTPYNYPAPTAVTPQAAVELVLKSVGNSLHRDTVDTALIDEVKSYGAKGGQISDEKEFGGVGEISNGAALKDSDGDGIPDEWETKNGLNPNDASDGMKVASNGYSNLENYVNSLV; encoded by the exons ATGAGAATCTCCTTGCTGTTGGCTTTGACGGCCAGTTCTGTGGCGCAAGCAGCCCAGCTTGCATTCCCCGGAGCTGAGGGCTTTGGTAGGTATGCAGTGGGTGGTCGTCAAGGGGAGGTATACAAAGTGACAAACCTCAA TAACTCTGGAACTGGGTCGCTTCGAGACGCAGTATCGAAGCCCAACAGGATAGTTGTATTTGACGTCGGCGGAGTTATCAAGATCTCAGAACGAATCGTCGTGTCTAAGAACATCTACATCGCCGGCCAAACTGCTCCGGGTGGC GGCATCGTCGTCTACGGCAATGGCTGGTCTCTCTCAAATGCCAACGACTCTATTGTGCGATACATCACCATCCGTATGGGTAAAGGCGGAACCTCAGGTAAAGACGCAATTGGTATTGCTGACGGTAAAAATATCATCTTCGACCACGTCAGTGTCTCGTGGGGCCGTGATGAGACTTTCTCTATCAATGGAGACGTCACAAATGTCACCATACAGAACACCATCATTGCTCAGGGTCTTGTTTCTCACTCTTGTGGTGGCTTGATGCAGACGGATGGCGGAGTCAGCTTGTTCCGTAATCTGTATATTGATAACAAGACTCGAAACCCCAAGGTCAAAGGTATCAACGACTTTCAGAACAAT GTCGTGTATAACTggggaggtggtggcggttACATTGCTGGAGATAGTGAAGCTGATAGCTATGTTAACATTATCAACAACTATTTCATTTCTGGTCCAGATACTACCGTCACAGCCTTTACTCGAGGAAACAGTTACTTCCATGCTTGTAAGTCCTTTGTCCTCTCGGATGATTGTTTTGCTAACCATGTTCCAGAAGTCAAGGATAACTTCTACGACTCCAACCGCAATGGCAGGCTTGATGGCGCTGCTCTTTGCGAGAAGACCACTTGCTACTCTGGCATTGATTTTGCCAAGACTCCATACAACTATCCAGCTCCTACAGCCGTCACACCCCAGGCGGCCGTCGAACTAGTTCTCAAAAGCGTTGGAAACTCGCTGCATAGGGATACTGTTGATACTGCCCTCATAGACGAGGTCAAATCTTATGGAGCCAAGGGAGGTCAAATctctgatgagaaggaatttggtggtgttggggaGATTTCAAATGGTGCCGCTCTGAAAGATTCAGATGGCGATGGCATTCCTGATGAATGGGAAACAAAGAATGGTCTTAATCCCAATGACGCTTCGGATGGTATGAAGGTTGCGTCGAATGGGTATTCTAACTTGGAGAACTATGTGAACTCTCTTGTTTGA
- a CDS encoding hypothetical protein (EggNog:ENOG41), with protein sequence MQYKSLIVALYGVGASCSALRPPIERRATTEIPSDSFNSLETYWNYLYPWGAIHNGGARMDEEHVSVTDGVLTLTAEPRDDQEDPMHYLSGAIHAKSTFTVSAGGGYDISADERMAPEIDIAEWKGSGKISFNTFNTSDEVTALDRDFPNPEEWHFVRAELRDENGHDVRVKFFLDGVEQTTQYGRDYIGAGLRLIVNYQTEGSSGSPGPTTFDMSLPVLIHVS encoded by the exons ATGCAGTACAAAAGTCTTATCGTTGCGCTGTACGGTGTCGGAGCATCATGTTCTGCTCTACGACCACCAATTGAAAGACGCGCAACGACAGAAATTCCTTCAGACTCTTTCAACTCCCTTGAAACATACTGGAATTACCTGTATCCCTGGGGAGCAATACACAATGGTGGCGCCCGAATGGATGAGGAACACGTCTCCGTCACTGATGGCGTTCTCACTCTGACTGCTGAGCCACGagatgaccaagaagatcccATGCACTATCTTTCTGGAGCAATTCACGCCAAATCAACATTCACTGTttctgctggtggtggttacGATATCAGTGCTGA CGAGCGGATGGCCCCTGAGATTGATATTGCCGAGTGGAAAGGTTCTGGAAAGATTTCTTTCAACACATTCAATACTTCTGATGAGGTCACCGCACTTGATAGGGACTTCCCAAACCCTGAGGAATGGCATTTTGTTCGTGCTGAACTGCGTGATGAGAATGGTCATGATGTGAGAGTCAAGTTTTTCctcgatggtgttgagcagACTACGCAATATGGTCGCGACTACATTGGGGCGGGTCTACGTCT GATTGTCAACTATCAGACTGAAGGATCTTCTGGATCACCTGGTCCCACAACG TTTGACATGTCTCTGCCTGTACTGATTCATGTGTCATAG
- a CDS encoding hypothetical protein (EggNog:ENOG41), with protein sequence MVAEKHSGEIQPHVESTDAGLDHLKNVDLHDKALANEALEATADEHSFTVWQGFKTYKRAAFWSILIMEGYDVTLLGSFYGYPRFREKYGEYLDEENGHQISANWQQRFNCLGALANIIGALLNGWATSRWGHRKVLISGLFWLSAFIFVVFFAPNIEVLLVGQFLCNIPWGIFATTGPAYAAEVTPLAIRGYLTAYVNLCWCIGQFISAGVLKGLVDNPTPWSYRIPFAIQWVWPIPLAIAAYMAPESPWHLVRTNQLEKAKVSLERLSEPEHNINYENAVALMVHTNKLEIEERSGTSYWDCFRGSNLRRTEIACMGFLSQITNGGALCYSGSFFFQQTGIGPSASYGIALGGTGIAFVGTIISWFYIYKFGRRTIWLSGFSFLVVILWLIGFLALPKQTLSLAWAQSILCVVWLGAYSMSVGPIIYTIVAEVGSTRLRTQTIVLARSTYYVGNIICGGLIQPEMLSPGSWNLKGKTAFFWAGLATLTLAWGYFRMFETKDRTFGEMDYMFQKGIPARKSAKYQINEDEVFMAHEKPEAEKH encoded by the exons ATGGTAGCCGAAAAGCACTCCGGGGAGATTCAGCCTCACGTTGAGAGCACCGATGCTGGTCTTGACCATCTCAAGAATGTAGACCTTCACGATAAAGCCCTCGCcaatgaagctcttgaagccaCGGCCGATGAGCATAGCTTTACCGTCTGGCAGGGTTTCAAGACTTATAAGCGCGCAGCTTTTTGGTCCATCC TCATCATGGAGGGCTACGATGTTACCCTCCTCGGTTCCTTCTACGGCTACCCACGATTCCGAGAGAAGTACGGCGAATATCTCGATGAGGAAAATGGACATCAGATCTCAGCCAATTGGCAGCAGCGCTTCAACTGTCTCGGTGCCCTCGCCAACATCATTGGCGCTCTCCTAAACGGTTGGGCTACTTCGCGATGGGGACATCGCAAGGTTCTCATCAGTGGCCTCTTCTGGCTCTCTGCCTTCATCtttgtcgtcttcttcgctcCCAACATCGAGGTCCTTCTCGTCGGTCAGTTCCTCTGCAACATTCCCTGGGGAATCTTCGCTACAACTGGTCCCGCCTACGCTGCTGAGGTCACTCCTCTTGCTATTCGGGGATATCTCACTGCCTATGTCAACCTCTGCTGGTGCATTGGACAGTTCATCTCCGCTGGTGTACTAAAAGGTCTAGTTGACAACCCTACCCCGTGGAGCTACCGAATCCCCTTTGCGATCCAATGGGTTTGGCCTATTCCTCTCGCCATCGCAGCGTACATGGCCCCCGAGTCACCCTGGCATCTTGTCCGAACGAACCAGCTCGAGAAGGCCAAAGTATCCCTCGAGCGACTGTCTGAACCGGAACACAACATCAACTACGAGAATGCCGTTGCTCTCATGGTGCACACAAACAagcttgagattgaggagcgTTCTGGTACTTCTTACTGGGACTGTTTCCGAGGTAGTAACCTTCGACGAACCGAGATCGCTTGCATGGGTTTCCTCTCTCAGATCACCAACGGCGGTGCCCTTTGCTACAGTGgatctttcttcttccaacaGACTGGTATTGGTCCCTCTGCTTCTTACGGTATTGCTCTCGGTGGAACTGGCATCGCCTTCGTTGGTACCATCATCTCGTGGTTCTACATCTACAAGTTCGGTCGACGAACAATCTGGCTCTCTGGTTTCTCATTCCTTGTCGTAATTCTCTGGCTCATCGGCTTCCTGGCACTGCCCAAGCAGACTCTGTCCTTAGCTTGGGCGCAGTCTATCCTCTGCGTTGTGTGGTTGGGAGCATACTCCATGTCGGTCGGTCCCATCATCTACACCATCGTTGCTGAGGTCGGTTCAACTCGTCTGCGTACACAGACTATTGTGTTGGCTCGTTCCACGTATTATGTCGGTAACATCATTTGCGGAGGTCTCATCCAGCCCGAGATGTTGTCTCCAGGATCATGGaacctcaagggcaagaca GCCTTCTTCTGGGCAGGTCTTGCCACTCTCACTCTGGCTTGGGGTTATTTTCGTATGTTCGAAACAAAGGACCGTACCTTTGGTGAGATGGACTACATG TTCCAGAAGGGTATCCCGGCACGCAAGTCTGCCAAGTACCAGATTAATGAGGATGAGGTCTTTATGGCTCACGAGAAAcctgaagctgagaagcaCTAG
- a CDS encoding hypothetical protein (CAZy:GH17), producing MKVSATLAAGALALGVEAKNYLGFNSGATLANRAAKFKSDFQAEFETAQNLKTAPGDFSAVRLYTNIQAYSEDDPIEAFEAAIDTKTEILLGVWTSGTDNIDKEISALKKAVDKYGSKLTDLVIGVSVGSEDLYRNSVTGVKNKGGVGVQPDVLVDFINDFKKAFKGTPIGEIPVGHVDTWDVWGNATNKAVLDAIDFIGVDEYPYYENDKGNSIDNAAKLFNKAYEATIAASNGKPVWVTETGWPYKGPNWDEAVPSVKNAQKYWRDVGCKYLFNKTPTFWYTLRDSNPDNKMKFAITDNLSTTPLFDLSCDKVDDDEETTSSAVHSKTKTESGASTATHASNSTATFTTSTASATSGSGDDEEATGTATATGSGSKPTSGSGSESGSGSGSGSEGSGSSSGSGSESGSGSGSGSESGSAPAETPSTVTNGAASLGVSTAALAFLALFAL from the coding sequence ATGAAGGTTTCCGCTACCCTCGCTGCTGGTGCCCTCGCCCTCGGCGTTGAGGCCAAGAACTACCTCGGTTTCAACTCTGGCGCCACCCTCGCCAACCGTGCCGCCAAGTTCAAGTCCGACTTCCAGGCTGAGTTCGAGACTGCCCAGAACCTGAAGACCGCCCCCGGCGACTTCAGCGCCGTCCGACTCTACACCAACATCCAGGCCTACTCCGAGGATGACCCCATTGAGGCTTTCGAGGCTGCCATCGACACCAAGACCGAGATCCTCCTCGGTGTCTGGACTTCCGGCACTGACAACATCGACAAGGAGATCAGCGCCCTCAAGAAGGCCGTCGACAAGTACGGCTCCAAGCTTACCGACCTCGTCATCGGTGTCTCCGTTGGTAGTGAGGATCTCTACCGTAACTCCGTTACTGGCGTGAAGAACAAGGGTGGTGTCGGTGTTCAGCCCGATGTCCTCGTTGACTTCATCAACGACTTCAAGAAGGCTTTCAAGGGTACCCCCATTGGCGAGATCCCCGTCGGCCACGTCGACACCTGGGACGTCTGGGGCAACGCTACCAACAAGGCCGTCCTCGACGCCATCGATTTCATTGGTGTGGATGAGTACCCCTACTATGAGAACGACAAGGGCAACAGCATCGACAACGCTgccaagctcttcaacaaggcGTACGAGGCCACCATCGCCGCCTCCAATGGCAAGCCTGTCTGGGTCACTGAGACTGGCTGGCCCTACAAGGGTCCCAACTGGGATGAGGCCGTTCCTAGTGTGAAGAACGCCCAGAAGTACTGGCGCGACGTTGGCTGCAAGtacctcttcaacaagaccCCCACTTTCTGGTACACTCTCCGCGACTCCAACCCCGACAACAAGATGAAGTTCGCCATCACTGATAACCTCTCCACCACTCCTCTCTTCGATCTCTCTTGCGACAAggttgacgacgatgaggagaccACCAGCTCTGCCGTCcactccaagaccaagactgagtcCGGTGCTTCCACGGCCACTCACGCTTCTAACTCCACCGCTACCTTCACCACCTCTACTGCCTCTGCTACTAGCGGCTccggcgatgatgaggaagctACTGGCACTGCCACCGCtactggctctggctctaaGCCTACCTCTGGATCCGGCTCTGagtctggctctggttctggttctggttctgagGGTTCTGGATCCAGCTCTGGCTCCGGTTCTGAGTCTGGttccggctccggctccggctccgagTCTGGCTCTGCCCCTGCTGAGACTCCCAGCACCGTCACCAACGGTGCTGCTTCTCTCGGCGTCTCCACTGCCGCCCTTGCCTTCCTTGCCCTGTTCGCTCTGTAA